One window of Triticum dicoccoides isolate Atlit2015 ecotype Zavitan chromosome 5A, WEW_v2.0, whole genome shotgun sequence genomic DNA carries:
- the LOC119299993 gene encoding 2-hydroxy-6-oxo-6-phenylhexa-2,4-dienoate hydrolase-like, with translation MPPLLTFSSPAQSLPVPAPSRAWLRVAASAVVGATGQATNDFPSFLPSAVESIRDGAAIRLAKRIQRVPVQTGFSTSPILSSCVRPLNQQQSSDPVLLLHGFDSSCLEWRYTYPLLEDAGLEAWAVDVLGWGFSNLETRPPCDTVSKREHLYQFWRSYIKRPMALVGSSLGAAVAIDFTVNYPEAVSKLIFIGASVYAEGTRDMTGVPKFVPYAGVFVLKSLPLRMLATHLMFNKTPDEFFDWVQIGRLHCLLPWWEDATVNFMLTGGYNVVKQIKQVKQKCLVLWGEDDGIISNKQAFRLQQELPGAILRQVTQCGHIPHLEKPREAAKHILDFLRSNNPGMDK, from the exons ATGCCGCCGCTCCTCACCTTCTCCTCGCCGGCGCAGTCGCTCCCAGTCCCAGCGCCGTCCAGGGCCTGGTTGAGGGTCGCTGCTTCCGCCGTCGTTGGTGCCACCGGCCAAGCCACCAACGACTTCCCGTCGTTCCTTCCCAGCGCGGTCGAGAGCATCCGCGACGGTGCCGCCATCCGCCTCGCCAAGCGAATCCAGCGCGTGCCCGTCCAG ACCGGCTTCTCCACGAGCCCGATACTGAGCAGCTGCGTGAGGCCACTCAATCAGCAGCAGAGCAGTGACCCGGTCCTGCTGCTCCATGGCTTCGACAG TTCTTGTTTAGAGTGGAGGTACACCTACCCTTTGCTGGAGGATGCTGGATTGGAGGCTTGGGCTGTGGACGTTCTTGGATGGGGCTTCTCTAATTTAG AAACAAGGCCACCATGTGATACTGTGTCTAAGCGCGAGCATCTTTACCAG TTCTGGAGATCCTACATCAAGAGGCCTATGGCACTAGTTGGATCTAGCCTGGGTGCTGCTGTTGCCATTGATTTTACAGTCAACTACCCAGAAGCG GTATCAAAATTAATCTTCATTGGTGCAAGTGTATATGCTGAGGGCACAAGAGATATGACCGGAGTGCCAAAATTTGTTCCATATGCGGGG GTCTTTGTACTGAAGAGTCTTCCTCTGCGAATGTTGGCTACACACTTGATGTTTAATAAAACTCCAGATGAATTCTTTGATTGGGTCCAG ATTGGCCGTCTACACTGCCTACTTCCTTGGTGGGAAGATGCTACTGTTAATTTTATGTTGACTGGGGGTTACAATGTCGTAAAGCAAATAAAGCAG GTAAAGCAAAAATGCCTGGTCTTATGGGGAGAGGATGATGGAATAATTAGCAACAAGCAAGCATTC CGCTTACAGCAGGAACTACCGGGCGCAATTTTAAGACAGGTAACGCAGTGCGGCCACATTCCTCATCTTGAGAAGCCAAGGGAAGCGGCAAAACATATTCTTGACTTCCTCCGAAGCAATAACCCGGGGATG GACAAGTGA